A genomic window from Streptomyces mirabilis includes:
- a CDS encoding alcohol dehydrogenase catalytic domain-containing protein has protein sequence MRALVYHGPAQTSWDTVPEPRIEEDTDAIVRVDATTICGSDLRIQRGDLPEVKPGTILGHEAVGEVVEVGRGVHTLRPGDQAIVSSVSACGHCPLCQDGMYGQCRGGGGWILGNLVNGTQAEFVRVPFADSSAYRRPTSLALDDAVLLAELLPTAYEVGVRNGHVGPGDTVVVVGAGPVGLAALTIARLYSPRRIIAVDLSPSRLEAAARLGADSAEVPGRLIADLAEGPGADVVIEAAGDPDSFALCTRVVRAGGHIANIGMHGKPATLHLEALWRKNITISTGQVDTSSMPWLLDLVTLGHLPISQLVTHTFSLDRMKDAYDVFSHGTDTGALKVVLHRE, from the coding sequence GTGCGCGCACTCGTCTATCACGGCCCGGCACAGACCTCCTGGGACACGGTCCCCGAGCCGAGGATCGAGGAGGACACCGACGCGATCGTGCGCGTCGACGCGACCACCATCTGCGGCAGTGATCTGCGCATTCAGCGAGGAGACCTCCCCGAGGTGAAGCCGGGGACGATCCTCGGCCACGAGGCCGTGGGCGAGGTGGTGGAAGTCGGCCGCGGGGTTCACACCCTGCGGCCGGGAGATCAGGCGATCGTGTCGTCCGTCTCGGCCTGCGGCCACTGTCCCTTGTGCCAGGACGGCATGTACGGGCAGTGTCGCGGCGGTGGCGGGTGGATCCTGGGGAATCTGGTCAACGGAACCCAGGCCGAGTTCGTGCGTGTGCCCTTCGCCGACTCCTCCGCCTACCGGCGGCCCACCTCTCTCGCGCTCGATGACGCGGTCCTGCTCGCTGAGCTCCTCCCCACCGCCTATGAGGTCGGGGTGCGCAACGGACACGTGGGCCCGGGGGACACCGTCGTCGTGGTGGGCGCGGGTCCCGTGGGACTTGCCGCGCTCACCATCGCGCGGCTCTACTCGCCCCGCAGGATCATCGCGGTTGACCTGTCTCCGTCCCGGCTGGAAGCCGCCGCCCGTCTCGGGGCGGATTCCGCCGAAGTGCCTGGACGGTTGATCGCCGACCTGGCCGAGGGGCCCGGCGCCGACGTGGTCATCGAGGCCGCAGGCGATCCGGACAGCTTCGCCCTGTGTACACGCGTGGTGCGCGCAGGGGGGCACATCGCCAACATCGGCATGCACGGCAAACCGGCCACGCTGCATCTCGAGGCGCTCTGGCGCAAGAACATCACCATCAGCACCGGCCAAGTCGACACCTCCTCCATGCCATGGCTGCTCGACCTGGTGACGCTCGGACACCTACCGATATCCCAGCTCGTCACCCACACCTTCAGCCTCGACCGGATGAAGGACGCCTACGACGTCTTCTCGCACGGCACCGACACCGGCGCCCTCAAAGTCGTACTGCATCGCGAGTGA